The genomic segment GGTACGGAACGGCAATCATCGCTCTCTTGCTTCCGATTCGGTTCAGTAAATCCCTTGCATCCTTGAGGGTTAGATGCTCAAAGACATCGCCAAGAATCAGGTAGGTGTAAGGCGTGATATCAAAATCCCGAATGTCTGCAATAAAGAGTTCCTTGTATTTGGCACGAAGGTCAAAGCGTTGGACATACGGCTCGTAAATCTCCACGCCATCCATAGGGATTTCAGGAAGCAGTTGAGCGTATGTTCCGCATCCCACACCCACGTCAAGGACACGGTCATCTGGGCGTAGGACTGAACGAA from the Actinomycetota bacterium genome contains:
- a CDS encoding class I SAM-dependent methyltransferase; the encoded protein is MPFSHPFYKNRIAEHIRSVLRPDDRVLDVGVGCGTYAQLLPEIPMDGVEIYEPYVQRFDLRAKYKELFIADIRDFDITPYTYLILGDVFEHLTLKDARDLLNRIGSKRAMIAVPYLYEQGIWEGNVHETHYQPDLTPEIVAARYPELNLIVGDAIYGYYVNYAL